A segment of the Serratia fonticola genome:
CTAATTGCCATTGGTGGTGCCATTGGTACAGGTCTGTTTATGGGTTCAGGTAAAACTATCAGCCTGGCCGGTCCTTCCATCATCTTCGTATACATGATTATCGGCTTTATGCTGTTTTTCGTGATGCGTGCGATGGGAGAACTGCTGCTTTCAAATCTGCAGTACAAATCCTTTAGCGACTTTGCCGCCGATCTGCTTGGCCCCTGGGCTGGCTTCTTCACGGGCTGGACCTATTGGTTCTGTTGGGTGGTGACCGGTATTGCAGATGTGGTTGCCATTACGGCTTACGCGCAATTCTGGTTCCCCGACCTGTCTCAATGGATCGCCTCTTTGCTGTGTGTTCTGTTGCTACTCAGCCTGAACCTGGCAACGGTGAAGATGTTCGGTGAAATGGAATTTTGGTTCGCGATGATCAAGATTGTCGCCATCATCAGCTTGATCATTGCCGGGCTGGTCATGATTGCAATGCACTTCCAATCCCCTAATGGCAGCGAGGCCTCCTTCGCGCACTTATGGAATGACGGCGGCATGTTCCCGAAAGGGATCAGCGGTTTCTTTGCTGGTTTCCAAATTGCGGTATTTGCTTTCGTCGGCATCGAACTTGTCGGCACTACTGCAGCAGAAACCAAAGATCCGGAGAAGGTATTACCGCGTGCCATTAACTCCATTCCTATCCGCATCATCATGTTCTATGTGTTCGCGCTGATTGTGATTATGTCCGTCACGCCATGGAATTCCGTCGTTGCTGACAAGAGCCCGTTCGTTGAGCTGTTCGTGTTAATCGGCCTGCCTGCTGCTGCCAGTGTGATTAACTTCGTGGTGCTCACTTCAGCGGCGTCCTCCGCCAACAGCGGCGTATTCTCCACCAGCCGCATGCTGTTCGGTTTAGCCCAGGAGGGCGACGCACCGAAATCTTTTGCCAACCTTTCCAAACGCGCGGTGCCCGCGAACGGTCTGACCTTCTCTTGCATCTGCTTACTGGGTGGCGTAGTGCTGATTTACCTGATACCCAATGTGATGACCGTCTTTACTCTGGTTACCACCGTATCGGCCATTCTGTTTATGTTCGTCTGGACGATCATCTTGTGTTCGTATCTGGTCTATCGCAAGCAGCGCCCGGCCCTTCACCAAAGGTCGATCTATAAAATGCCAGCCGGTAGGCTGATGTGCTGGGTATGCATGGCCTTCTTCGCGTTCGTACTGGTCTTGCTCTCACTGCGCGACGACACGCGTCAGGCATTGGTCGTTACACCACTGTGGTTTATCATTTTGGGGGTTGGTTATCAATTTGCTCGTCGTAAAAAAACGGCTTAACCCGTACGGCGGTTGATGACAACGTTTTATCTGCGATACTCAAGCCAGGGGCTCTCCCCCCTGGCTTTGAGTAACACCGCCGATTTGCGCGGCGTTACTCAGTGGCTTCTTGTGGCTTTGGTTTACGGCGAATACGCAACTCACTGACTACCACCCCCAGCACAATTAATCCCGCACCAACCAATGCCATCCCCGGTAAACGTTCTCCGGCAATACGCCCAACAATACCCGCCCATACCGGCTCAC
Coding sequences within it:
- the cycA gene encoding D-serine/D-alanine/glycine transporter; amino-acid sequence: MVEHSKIATDAASGSEDHLRRNLTNRHIQLIAIGGAIGTGLFMGSGKTISLAGPSIIFVYMIIGFMLFFVMRAMGELLLSNLQYKSFSDFAADLLGPWAGFFTGWTYWFCWVVTGIADVVAITAYAQFWFPDLSQWIASLLCVLLLLSLNLATVKMFGEMEFWFAMIKIVAIISLIIAGLVMIAMHFQSPNGSEASFAHLWNDGGMFPKGISGFFAGFQIAVFAFVGIELVGTTAAETKDPEKVLPRAINSIPIRIIMFYVFALIVIMSVTPWNSVVADKSPFVELFVLIGLPAAASVINFVVLTSAASSANSGVFSTSRMLFGLAQEGDAPKSFANLSKRAVPANGLTFSCICLLGGVVLIYLIPNVMTVFTLVTTVSAILFMFVWTIILCSYLVYRKQRPALHQRSIYKMPAGRLMCWVCMAFFAFVLVLLSLRDDTRQALVVTPLWFIILGVGYQFARRKKTA